The following are encoded in a window of Ruficoccus amylovorans genomic DNA:
- a CDS encoding alpha-L-fucosidase: protein MNATLNETATPARHTTPAPVANAEARRLAWWRRVRFGMFIHWGPYSLLGGQWRGKRIDDGIGHGVGEWIMYNAQIPVADYARVARGFNPVEFDADDWAALAERTGQKYLIFTTKHHDGFAMFKSAVSDYNIVDGAPFGRDVVAELAAACARRGIRFGLYYSQAQDWTHPGGAAFNGRNDPTAPWSGGTPGAGRWDPAQEGDFDAYLKNIALPQVSELLTRYGPIDIFWWDTPIGMTPEHAAAFRDLLRLQPGIITNNRLLDPDRPNAFSGDTETPEQFIPATGLKGRDFEVCMTVNDTWGYKEHDHNWKSPRTLIRQLVDTVSKGGNFLLNIGPDGQGRIPTPCRERLEAVGRWMDTNAESIDDAHASPFAKLPWGRCTRRDHNGQTFLYLHVFRWPRNGSLPVPGLCSEIAEARLLAGGEPLKTARQGNDALILVPLDAPDADVSVVRLRLKGELKILSSLPRPASDGRICLPAWQASLHNRSYGGQAVLDLDADRPAIREWTDPQTHLSWDFESATAGTVEISADWLTAPAEARLRVSIGEESQEVAIPGGTVPGMSPLGQLPLPRPGTFRLTLEPLPEGWQPAELAALELRVHK from the coding sequence ATGAACGCCACCCTGAACGAAACCGCCACCCCGGCCCGCCACACAACCCCTGCCCCGGTGGCAAACGCTGAGGCCCGTCGGCTGGCCTGGTGGCGGCGGGTGCGCTTCGGCATGTTCATCCACTGGGGTCCCTACTCTCTGCTCGGCGGGCAATGGCGCGGCAAACGCATTGACGACGGTATCGGCCACGGCGTGGGCGAGTGGATCATGTACAATGCCCAAATCCCTGTCGCCGACTACGCCCGCGTCGCCCGCGGTTTCAATCCGGTCGAATTCGACGCCGACGACTGGGCCGCCCTCGCCGAACGCACGGGACAGAAGTACCTTATTTTCACCACCAAGCACCACGACGGATTCGCCATGTTCAAGTCCGCCGTCAGCGACTATAATATCGTGGACGGGGCTCCCTTTGGCCGCGACGTGGTGGCCGAGTTGGCCGCCGCTTGTGCCCGCCGGGGCATCCGCTTCGGCCTTTACTATTCGCAAGCTCAGGACTGGACCCACCCCGGCGGAGCGGCCTTCAACGGCAGAAACGACCCCACCGCACCCTGGTCCGGCGGCACCCCCGGCGCGGGCCGCTGGGACCCGGCACAAGAGGGGGACTTCGACGCGTATTTAAAGAATATCGCCCTGCCACAGGTGTCCGAATTACTGACCCGCTACGGACCGATTGACATTTTCTGGTGGGACACGCCCATCGGAATGACCCCGGAGCACGCCGCCGCCTTCCGCGACCTGCTGCGGCTCCAGCCCGGCATCATCACCAACAACCGTCTCCTCGACCCCGACCGTCCGAACGCCTTCAGCGGCGACACCGAGACGCCCGAGCAGTTCATCCCCGCCACCGGGCTAAAGGGGCGCGACTTCGAGGTCTGTATGACCGTCAACGACACCTGGGGCTATAAGGAGCACGACCACAACTGGAAATCCCCCCGCACCCTCATCCGCCAACTGGTGGACACCGTCTCCAAGGGCGGCAACTTCCTCCTCAACATCGGCCCCGACGGTCAGGGCCGCATCCCCACCCCCTGCCGCGAGCGACTGGAGGCGGTCGGGCGCTGGATGGACACCAACGCCGAGTCCATCGACGACGCGCATGCCAGCCCCTTTGCCAAACTCCCGTGGGGCCGCTGCACCCGTCGCGACCACAACGGCCAGACCTTCCTTTATCTGCATGTTTTCCGCTGGCCGCGCAACGGCTCGCTGCCCGTCCCCGGCCTGTGTTCGGAGATCGCCGAGGCACGACTTCTGGCCGGAGGTGAACCGTTGAAAACCGCCCGTCAGGGCAACGACGCGCTCATCCTCGTCCCGCTCGACGCGCCCGACGCAGACGTCAGCGTCGTCCGGCTCCGCCTGAAGGGGGAGTTAAAAATCCTCTCCTCCCTCCCCCGTCCCGCCAGCGACGGACGCATTTGCCTCCCCGCCTGGCAGGCCAGCCTGCACAACCGCTCCTACGGCGGTCAGGCCGTGCTCGACCTCGACGCCGACCGCCCCGCCATCCGCGAGTGGACCGACCCGCAAACGCACCTCAGTTGGGACTTTGAAAGCGCCACGGCAGGCACGGTCGAAATCTCCGCCGACTGGCTCACGGCCCCAGCCGAAGCCCGGCTCCGGGTCAGCATCGGCGAGGAGTCGCAGGAAGTCGCCATCCCCGGCGGGACCGTACCGGGGATGTCCCCGCTCGGACAACTCCCCCTCCCCCGCCCCGGCACGTTCCGGCTCACCCTCGAACCCCTGCCCGAAGGCTGGCAGCCTGCCGAACTCGCCGCTCTCGAACTGCGCGTACACAAATAG
- a CDS encoding LacI family DNA-binding transcriptional regulator, protein MVSLNRISEICGVSLGTVSKALSGKPGVGDATRERILSVAREHNYRPNRLVHAIQRGRSMMVGVTCSQFDDEFAGNIVAGMFEALYQDHYDAMVIQWERSVQDGVRALSNLAGRRVDGILMFPPAAYPEGAYLDELRSFPNPIVVVDQTWPGCGYDLVGSQDVEGAFAATEHLIELGHRRIAHLGFLHGSTGRDRLKGFQDAMIRHGVAIHEKWLRDLQSYPSEEPYALTRELLSGPDRPTAIMAFNDEVALQALAAAADLGLSVPGDLSITGFGDLSVVRHVRPQITTVTQDPREIGRRAAKLLIKRIEEKHENQAAPAAMQDRLPARLLVRQSTGPCPTAT, encoded by the coding sequence ATGGTTTCACTGAACAGGATCTCGGAGATTTGCGGCGTTTCGCTGGGAACCGTCTCCAAGGCTCTCAGCGGCAAGCCGGGTGTCGGCGACGCCACTCGCGAGCGTATCCTGAGTGTTGCCCGCGAGCACAATTACCGCCCGAACCGGCTGGTTCACGCTATCCAGCGGGGCCGGAGCATGATGGTTGGGGTGACGTGCAGTCAGTTCGATGATGAGTTTGCCGGAAATATCGTGGCGGGCATGTTCGAGGCCCTTTATCAGGACCACTACGACGCCATGGTCATCCAGTGGGAGCGCAGCGTGCAGGACGGCGTCCGCGCGCTGAGCAATCTGGCCGGACGCCGCGTTGACGGTATTTTGATGTTCCCCCCGGCGGCTTACCCCGAGGGAGCCTACCTGGATGAGCTTCGCTCTTTTCCCAATCCCATCGTGGTGGTGGACCAGACCTGGCCCGGCTGTGGTTACGACCTGGTCGGTAGTCAGGACGTGGAGGGGGCGTTCGCCGCGACCGAGCACCTGATCGAGCTCGGCCACCGCCGGATCGCCCACCTGGGCTTTTTGCACGGGAGCACCGGCCGGGATCGCCTGAAGGGTTTTCAGGACGCGATGATTCGCCACGGCGTGGCTATTCACGAAAAGTGGTTGCGCGACTTGCAATCCTACCCCTCGGAGGAACCTTACGCGTTGACCCGTGAACTGCTTTCCGGCCCCGACCGGCCAACCGCCATCATGGCCTTCAACGACGAAGTGGCCCTGCAGGCGCTCGCTGCCGCCGCCGACCTGGGGTTAAGCGTGCCGGGAGATTTGTCGATTACTGGATTTGGTGACCTGAGCGTTGTGCGCCACGTGCGCCCGCAGATAACCACCGTTACGCAGGACCCCCGCGAGATCGGTCGCCGCGCCGCGAAGCTTTTGATCAAACGCATCGAAGAAAAACACGAAAACCAAGCGGCCCCTGCGGCAATGCAGGACCGGTTGCCCGCGCGCCTGCTTGTGCGCCAGTCAACGGGTCCATGCCCGACGGCCACCTAA
- a CDS encoding type II secretion system protein has product MPPRLHTPLTRRAFSLIELLVVVAILGLLSGILFSVLTHVRTMSAETQCASNLRELSRMASLQSMENGGWVPQARWYDDLRAARPNLRDYGLTEELIQCPATELPLSYGININLVAGSSSGAQWGAGDVQFWQRGRYKIAELDPVHTLLFADTFGTTTGYYVVNDLHADYRHSGKMQASFIDGHVEKLTAEDLTERGGLRNGIPN; this is encoded by the coding sequence ATGCCCCCTCGTCTCCATACCCCCCTTACCCGACGCGCCTTTTCCCTGATCGAACTGCTGGTCGTCGTCGCTATTCTGGGCCTCCTCAGTGGCATCCTCTTCAGTGTGCTGACGCATGTGCGCACGATGTCGGCGGAGACCCAGTGCGCGAGCAACCTGCGCGAGCTTTCCCGTATGGCCAGTCTCCAGTCGATGGAGAATGGCGGCTGGGTGCCGCAGGCCCGTTGGTATGACGACCTTCGCGCAGCCCGCCCGAACCTGCGTGACTACGGCCTGACCGAGGAGCTTATCCAGTGTCCGGCGACGGAGCTTCCCTTGTCCTACGGGATCAACATCAATCTGGTGGCGGGCAGTAGCTCAGGTGCTCAATGGGGAGCGGGCGATGTCCAGTTTTGGCAGCGTGGACGCTATAAAATAGCTGAGTTGGATCCGGTCCATACTCTTTTGTTCGCTGATACATTTGGAACAACCACCGGCTATTACGTCGTCAATGATCTGCACGCAGACTACCGGCACAGCGGGAAGATGCAGGCTTCGTTTATCGACGGCCACGTTGAGAAGCTTACAGCCGAAGACCTGACCGAACGGGGCGGATTGAGAAATGGCATCCCGAATTGA